The Collibacillus ludicampi region GTGTTTCATCTTTGGCTGGCAACTAAACATAATAAGTGTAATATTCACAATAGAGGAAAAACAGGAGGGAGAGAACATGCCGCGTACGAATGTCGCCACACCCGTTGCGACAGAATCAATGAGTGAACCCGCGATGATGACCGGCGCTCAGATGCTGGTTGAATGCTTAAAGCAAGAGGGGGTTGATCTCATTTTCGGATATCCGGGCGGGGCGGTGCTCCCCATCTATGATGTACTGTATGACGCAGGTATCGAACATGTCCTGACTCGCCACGAGCAAGGAGCCATTCATGCCGCGCAGGGATATGCTCGAGCCACCGGACGGGTGGGTGTCGTACTTGCTACATCCGGTCCCGGTGCAACAAACCTGGTAACGGGAATTACAGATGCATACATGGATTCAACACCGCTCGTGGTTCTGACGGGCCAGGTTCCGACGACGATGATTGGAAGGGATGCCTTTCAGGAAGCGGATGTGATCGGTATTACCATGCCGATCACGAAACACAATTATCAAGTTCGGAATGCTGCTGACATTCCTCGGATTGTGCGGGAAGCGTTTCATATCGCTTCAACGGGTCGCCCTGGTCCGGTTCTGATTGACATTCCGAAAGATGTCTCTACTCAAACCGCACCTTATGTGCGTCAAGATTCTGTTTCGATCCGCGGTTATAACCCGACAACGGAGCCGCATCCGATGGGGATCGAACGGCTCGCCGAAGCGATCTCCAGAGCGAAAAAACCGGTGCTCTATGTGGGTGGGGGAATCATTCTTGCGGAAGCGTCCGAGTATCTGGTCACTTTTGCCCGTCAGGCAAGAATTCCGGTCGTTTCTACACTGATGGGATTAGGTTCATTCCCTCAGGATGATGAACTGTTTTTGGGAATGCTCGGGATGCACGGTACGTATGCGGCGAATAAAGCGGTTTTCGAATGTGATTTGCTGATCGCATGCGGAGTTCGCTTCGATGATCGGGTGACTGGAAAATTGGAACGCTTTTCACCCAAATCCAAGAAAGCGCATATCGATATCGATCCGGCGGAGATCGGCAAGAACGTGGCGGTGGATATCCCGATTGTTGGTGATGTCGGGCGTGCCTTGCAAGCATTGATCGAGAAGGCACCTGTCCCGGACAGCGCGAATTGGCTGCAAACGGTTCGCCAATGGGTGAAAGATTACCCGCTCGAATACAAAAGCGAAGAGGGCGTGCTGAAGCCGCAACAGGTGATTGATCTGATCCAAGAAGCAACACAAGGTAAAGCGATTGTGACAACAGAAGTTGGTCAGCATCAGATGTGGGCCGCTCATTTTTATAAACCGGCAGCTCCCCGCTCTTTCATTACATCCGGAGGGCTGGGTACGATGGGGTTCGGTTTCCCGGCCGCGATGGGAGCACAACTTGCAAGGCCGAATGAAACGGTCATTTGTATCGCCGGTGATGCGTCTTTCCAAATGAACATTCAAGAATTACAGACGGTCGCAGAACGTAACATTCCCGTCAAGGTCATGATCATCAATAATTATTACCTGGGAATGGTCCGCCAGTGGCAAGAGTTGTTTTATGAGAAACGCTATTCGGAATCGGCGATCGGTCAACCGGACTTTGTGAAAGTGGCGGAAGCGTTTGGCGTAAAGGGGATGCGTGCCACTACGCCAGAAGAGGCAAAAGAGGCCATCCAAATAGCGCTCGCTCATCCAGGACCTGTTCTGGTTGATTTTTCGGTGGCTGAAGAAGAGAACGTATTTCCAATGGTGCCGCCTGGAGCAGGTAATGATGAGATGGTCGGCGGGAGGTGGGAAGATTGAGACATACGTTATCCGTCCTCGTGAATGACCAACCGGGTGTATTGGCGCGAATCGCCGGGCTCTTTTCACGCCGTGGATTCAACATTGAGAGTCTAACCGTGGGAAGTTCGGAGGAACCGGGCTTGTCACGTATGACCATAACGACGACCGGCGATGAAGCGACGCTCGAACAAGTCATGAAACAATTGCACAAACTGGTGGATGTTATTAAGGTGCAAGATATCACAAGCGA contains the following coding sequences:
- the ilvB gene encoding acetolactate synthase large subunit, coding for MSEPAMMTGAQMLVECLKQEGVDLIFGYPGGAVLPIYDVLYDAGIEHVLTRHEQGAIHAAQGYARATGRVGVVLATSGPGATNLVTGITDAYMDSTPLVVLTGQVPTTMIGRDAFQEADVIGITMPITKHNYQVRNAADIPRIVREAFHIASTGRPGPVLIDIPKDVSTQTAPYVRQDSVSIRGYNPTTEPHPMGIERLAEAISRAKKPVLYVGGGIILAEASEYLVTFARQARIPVVSTLMGLGSFPQDDELFLGMLGMHGTYAANKAVFECDLLIACGVRFDDRVTGKLERFSPKSKKAHIDIDPAEIGKNVAVDIPIVGDVGRALQALIEKAPVPDSANWLQTVRQWVKDYPLEYKSEEGVLKPQQVIDLIQEATQGKAIVTTEVGQHQMWAAHFYKPAAPRSFITSGGLGTMGFGFPAAMGAQLARPNETVICIAGDASFQMNIQELQTVAERNIPVKVMIINNYYLGMVRQWQELFYEKRYSESAIGQPDFVKVAEAFGVKGMRATTPEEAKEAIQIALAHPGPVLVDFSVAEEENVFPMVPPGAGNDEMVGGRWED